The following are encoded together in the Clostridium sp. 'White wine YQ' genome:
- the yidA gene encoding sugar-phosphatase: MYKLIAIDMDGTLLREDKTISDKTKNAIRKAKEKGIKVVLASGRPIEGLYQYLEPLDLISEEDYVLSYNGSLVQNTKTKEVIMSHCLKARDGDILYKLSKDIGVNIHGFSKKYGMITPKISKYSEIEALRNKFDLKVMDFRLVEDEDEYIKFMMIDEPDILTKGISLIPTEFYEKYTILRSEDIFLEFLNKESNKGVGIEALANYLGLSRNEVICVGDAENDKHMIEYAGLGVAMGNATEGIKEIAKYIAPTNEEDGVAHVIEKFML; this comes from the coding sequence ATGTACAAGTTGATAGCTATTGATATGGATGGAACTCTATTAAGAGAGGATAAAACTATATCAGATAAAACAAAAAATGCAATAAGAAAGGCTAAGGAAAAGGGTATAAAGGTAGTACTAGCGTCTGGAAGACCTATAGAGGGATTGTATCAATATCTTGAACCATTGGATTTAATATCTGAAGAGGATTATGTTTTAAGTTATAATGGTTCACTGGTGCAAAATACAAAAACAAAAGAAGTGATAATGTCACATTGTTTAAAAGCTAGAGATGGTGATATTTTATATAAGTTGAGTAAAGATATAGGGGTAAATATTCATGGATTTTCAAAAAAATATGGCATGATAACTCCTAAGATAAGCAAGTATTCAGAGATTGAAGCTTTAAGAAATAAGTTTGATTTAAAGGTGATGGATTTTAGATTAGTTGAAGATGAGGATGAATACATTAAGTTCATGATGATAGATGAACCAGATATATTAACTAAAGGAATATCTCTTATTCCAACAGAATTTTATGAGAAATATACAATATTAAGAAGTGAAGATATTTTTCTAGAGTTTTTGAACAAAGAAAGTAATAAGGGTGTGGGGATAGAGGCATTAGCTAACTATTTAGGACTTTCTAGAAATGAAGTAATTTGCGTTGGAGATGCAGAAAATGACAAGCATATGATTGAATATGCAGGGTTAGGAGTAGCGATGGGAAATGCTACAGAAGGAATAAAAGAAATAGCTAAGTATATAGCTCCAACAAATGAAGAGGATGGCGTAGCTCATGTAATAGAAAAATTTATGCTTTAA